The Rubrobacter indicoceani genome has a segment encoding these proteins:
- a CDS encoding ABC transporter permease — protein MLNVIWASAPLGLTALGLFFVLLAGQLDLSLESTYGFAPAIAVLFMTQWLPGLVPPVVGVVLTVLVGAGVGLLIGSLSVLARVNAFLITLAMLLLLRGVLIALIPEGIYYLPEGYTFLGSARLGEVPIAIFVLAAAYLLAYAVMRFHSFGKALQAVGSNERAAQISGTSIQRTLMIAFMVAGTCAAVGGLLEVGRTQSVSANTGDGSILLVFAAVILGGTSIRGGHGRVTGVAGAVLVLAVIENMLNLSGIDPSIRQIVYGGILLTGIYIASLQDRVRARAS, from the coding sequence ATCCTCAACGTTATCTGGGCTTCGGCTCCGCTCGGGCTTACCGCGCTCGGGCTGTTCTTCGTGCTTCTCGCCGGTCAGCTCGACCTCTCGCTCGAATCCACCTACGGTTTCGCCCCGGCGATAGCCGTGCTCTTCATGACGCAGTGGCTGCCCGGCCTGGTGCCGCCCGTCGTCGGGGTCGTGCTGACGGTCCTTGTAGGCGCCGGGGTGGGGCTTTTGATCGGCTCACTCTCGGTTCTCGCGCGGGTAAACGCCTTCCTTATAACGCTTGCGATGCTGCTGCTCTTGCGGGGGGTTCTTATCGCGCTTATTCCAGAGGGGATCTACTACCTCCCCGAGGGCTATACGTTCCTCGGCAGCGCGCGTCTTGGCGAGGTCCCCATCGCTATCTTTGTTCTGGCGGCGGCTTATCTTCTGGCCTACGCCGTGATGCGTTTCCACAGCTTCGGCAAGGCGCTTCAGGCGGTCGGGAGCAACGAGCGGGCCGCGCAGATCTCGGGTACGAGCATACAGCGGACGCTTATGATCGCCTTTATGGTAGCCGGTACCTGCGCCGCGGTCGGCGGTCTTCTGGAGGTCGGCCGGACTCAGTCTGTCTCGGCCAATACGGGCGACGGGAGCATCCTTCTCGTGTTCGCCGCGGTGATCCTCGGGGGCACGAGCATCCGGGGCGGGCACGGTCGCGTGACGGGCGTCGCCGGAGCGGTGCTCGTGCTCGCGGTTATCGAGAACATGCTCAACCTCTCGGGTATAGACCCCTCGATCCGGCAGATAGTCTACGGTGGCATCCTTCTGACCGGTATCTATATCGCGAGCCTGCAGGACAGGGTCAGGGCGCGGGCATCGTGA